The nucleotide window GCAGCCGCAACGGCACCTTCGTGAACGGAACCGCCCACGACACCGTCGAACTGCACGACGGCGACGAGCTGCGGATCGGCGACACCACCGTGCGGGTGTCCCTGTTTCCCCACGTGGTCGGGGAACTCGGCCGGGGCGCCCAGGGGGTGGTGGAGCTGGTCGAGCGGACGCCGGGCGAATTCGCGGCCGTCAAGACGCTCACCGAGCAAGGTCGGGTCGACCCCGATGCCCGCGACGCCTTCCAGCGCGAGCTGGACTGCACGAAGGCGTTGCGGCACCGGCACATCGTCAGCTGCCTCGGCAGCGACACCGAGAACGGCGTGCTCCGGATCCACTACGAGTACTGCGCCGGTGGCCACATCAGGAGCCGGTTGCCGGTCGAGCAGGCCGTTTCCCTTGCGGAGCAGGCTCTCGACGCCCTGGCCTACGCCCACGAGGCCGACGTCCCGGTGCGGCTGGCCGATGGCAGCACCACGATCGGGCGTGGCCTCGTGCACCGGGACATCAAGCCCCCGAACCTGCTGCTCACCACCGACGGCAGGCTCAAGATCGCCGACTTCGGGCTGGCCAAGGCGTTCGACCAGGCCGGCCTGTCCGGCCGCACCCGCACCGGCGCCGTCGGCGGCACCGTCGCCTTCATGCCACGCCGGCAGGTGTTCGACTACAAGTACGCGCGCCCCGAGGTCGACCTCTGGGCCGTCACCGCATGCCTGTACTGGATGATCACCGGCCTGCCGCCGCGCGAGTTCCCGCCGGACACCGACCCCGTGGCCGTGGTGCTGCGTCAGCCGCCGATCCCCATCCGCGACCGCCTCCCCACCGTGCCCACCGCCCTGGCCGACGTGATCGACGCGGCGCTCGACGAGACCGATCGGGCCGGCCCGGAGTCCGCGGCCGA belongs to Amycolatopsis tolypomycina and includes:
- a CDS encoding protein kinase domain-containing protein, with protein sequence MVTGACTIGRAPDCGFRIAADHKVSRRHCRVDVGPVSVTVHDLGSRNGTFVNGTAHDTVELHDGDELRIGDTTVRVSLFPHVVGELGRGAQGVVELVERTPGEFAAVKTLTEQGRVDPDARDAFQRELDCTKALRHRHIVSCLGSDTENGVLRIHYEYCAGGHIRSRLPVEQAVSLAEQALDALAYAHEADVPVRLADGSTTIGRGLVHRDIKPPNLLLTTDGRLKIADFGLAKAFDQAGLSGRTRTGAVGGTVAFMPRRQVFDYKYARPEVDLWAVTACLYWMITGLPPREFPPDTDPVAVVLRQPPIPIRDRLPTVPTALADVIDAALDETDRAGPESAAELAAALRR